A single region of the Pseudomonas sp. PDM14 genome encodes:
- the flgK gene encoding flagellar hook-associated protein FlgK, with the protein MADLLSIGLSGLSANKTALSVTGHNITNVNTPGYSRQDAVQATRVPQFSGAGFIGSGTTLVDIRRNYSEFLTSQVRTSTALSADVESYRSQIEQLDSLLAGTTTGVTPALQKFFSALQTAAEDPANIPARQLVLSEAEGLAKRFNTVYDRINEQNQFINKQMTAVSEQVNRLATSIAGYNDAIAVAKANGKQPNDLLDARDEAIRQLSTFVGVNVVAQDDSSVNVFVGSGQPLVVGNSANRLEVVPGDGDPTRAEVQLVSGGSRQGVTSLLTGGELGGLIRYRAESLDPTLNSLGRIALAVSDQVNSQLGQGLDLKGNVGSPLFGDYNDPALATLRARAYSSNVGGAQPLLNITDTSVLTTSDYRLTLDNSGPPPVFSARRLSDGAAMNITATDDGSGNYTLGFQDAAGRDQGFEVTLSAGELAQAANNDQYLLQPTRRGATDISTELDQPDQLAFAAPVRSTAGLQNQGSGVIGQPDLQSTGANINPATLSAALPVTLTLNAAGTGFTVPAGATLTRINSDGTAAADPNFQPGQQNTYELQLSDGSRVRMTLSGRPQAGDTFNVAFNQNGVSDNRNALKLADLQSKQTIGVDPTVTSVGTGVSFTDGYGDMVERIGTLTAQSRQDSEATSAILKQATDSRDSLSGVSLDEEAANLIKFEQYYNASAQIIQVARSLFDTLINTF; encoded by the coding sequence ATGGCTGACTTACTGAGCATTGGCCTGTCGGGCCTGTCCGCGAACAAGACCGCGCTGTCGGTCACCGGACACAACATCACCAACGTCAACACGCCGGGCTATTCGCGGCAGGATGCGGTGCAGGCCACGCGTGTGCCGCAGTTCAGTGGCGCTGGTTTCATCGGCTCTGGCACCACGCTGGTGGATATCCGCCGCAACTACAGCGAATTCCTCACCTCGCAGGTGCGCACCAGCACCGCCTTGAGTGCCGATGTCGAGTCCTATCGCAGCCAGATCGAGCAGCTCGACTCGCTGCTGGCCGGCACCACCACCGGTGTCACGCCGGCACTGCAGAAGTTCTTTTCCGCGCTGCAGACCGCCGCGGAAGACCCGGCCAACATCCCGGCTCGCCAGTTGGTGCTGTCCGAGGCCGAAGGCCTGGCCAAGCGTTTCAATACTGTTTACGACCGTATCAACGAGCAGAACCAGTTCATCAACAAGCAGATGACCGCGGTGAGCGAGCAGGTCAATCGTCTGGCGACCTCGATTGCCGGCTATAACGATGCCATCGCCGTGGCCAAGGCCAATGGCAAGCAGCCCAACGACCTGCTCGATGCGCGCGATGAGGCGATTCGCCAGTTGTCGACCTTCGTCGGCGTCAATGTGGTGGCGCAGGACGACAGCTCGGTCAACGTCTTCGTCGGCTCTGGCCAGCCGCTGGTTGTGGGCAATTCCGCCAACCGCCTGGAAGTCGTGCCAGGCGATGGTGACCCGACCCGCGCCGAAGTGCAGCTGGTCAGCGGCGGCTCGCGCCAGGGCGTGACTTCGTTACTGACCGGCGGTGAGCTCGGCGGCCTGATCCGCTATCGCGCCGAATCGCTCGACCCGACGCTCAACTCGCTGGGGCGCATTGCCCTGGCCGTCAGCGACCAGGTCAACAGTCAGCTGGGGCAGGGCCTGGACCTCAAGGGCAATGTTGGCAGCCCTCTGTTCGGTGACTACAACGACCCGGCCCTGGCCACCCTGCGCGCGCGCGCGTACTCGAGCAACGTCGGTGGTGCGCAGCCGCTGCTGAACATCACCGACACCAGCGTGCTGACCACCAGTGACTACCGGCTGACCCTGGACAACTCCGGACCGCCGCCGGTGTTTTCGGCACGGCGCCTGTCCGATGGCGCGGCGATGAACATTACCGCCACCGATGATGGTTCCGGCAACTACACCCTGGGCTTCCAGGATGCAGCGGGCCGCGATCAGGGCTTCGAAGTGACCTTGAGCGCTGGTGAGCTGGCCCAGGCCGCCAACAATGACCAGTACCTGCTGCAGCCGACCCGCCGGGGTGCGACCGACATCAGTACCGAGCTGGATCAGCCGGACCAGCTGGCGTTCGCCGCGCCGGTACGTTCCACCGCCGGCCTACAGAACCAGGGCTCGGGCGTCATCGGCCAGCCGGACCTGCAGTCGACCGGCGCCAACATCAACCCGGCCACACTGAGTGCCGCGCTGCCGGTGACGCTGACCCTCAACGCAGCCGGAACCGGCTTCACCGTTCCGGCTGGCGCCACGCTGACCCGTATCAACAGCGATGGCACTGCCGCCGCCGATCCCAACTTCCAGCCGGGCCAGCAGAACACCTACGAGCTGCAGTTGTCCGACGGCAGCCGCGTGCGCATGACCCTCAGCGGTCGCCCGCAGGCAGGCGATACCTTCAACGTGGCGTTCAACCAGAACGGCGTGTCCGACAACCGCAACGCGCTGAAGCTGGCCGATCTGCAAAGCAAGCAGACCATCGGTGTCGACCCGACGGTGACCAGCGTGGGCACGGGGGTGAGCTTTACCGATGGCTACGGCGACATGGTCGAGCGCATCGGTACGCTGACCGCCCAGTCCCGCCAGGACAGCGAGGCGACATCTGCCATCCTCAAGCAGGCCACCGACAGCCGCGATTCGCTGTCCGGCGTGAGCCTGGATGAAGAGGCGGCGAACCTGATCAAGTTCGAGCAGTACTACAACGCCAGCGCGCAAATCATTCAAGTTGCGCGCTCGCTGTTCGATACCCTTATCAACACGTTCTAG